In one window of Fictibacillus phosphorivorans DNA:
- a CDS encoding PQQ-dependent sugar dehydrogenase, protein MRKNWYSLLTAFCLISGCSPLNKDEISHSSEDIVTKNLNIPWQINSTPKQMWISERTGGLVLLGPKQKKTSYSPKFSEALADGGEGGFLGFLLDQNYDSNKIAYGYYTYEKSGRLVNRVVEMRFENDEWKESRVILDGIPGGYTHNGGRMEWGPDKKLYITTGDSGEEDLSQSLKSLAGKILRINKDGSVPKDNPFYPSPIYTYGHRNPQGMTWDNKGTMFAAEHGSSNYDEINKIKPGKNYGWPLVRGDEKRDGLESPWIHSGNDTWAPSGIDYKDGYLYVAALRGESVKKVSISSKKITSIVSNVGRIRDILIVDNKMFVVTNNKDGRGQPSSDDDVLLNVSLEKVME, encoded by the coding sequence CCAAAAATTTAAATATTCCTTGGCAGATAAACAGCACCCCAAAACAAATGTGGATCAGTGAACGAACTGGGGGGCTTGTTTTATTAGGGCCGAAACAAAAAAAGACCTCTTATTCCCCAAAATTTTCAGAAGCATTGGCTGATGGTGGGGAAGGAGGTTTTCTTGGCTTTCTTTTAGACCAAAACTATGACAGCAATAAAATAGCATATGGCTATTATACGTACGAAAAATCGGGTCGTTTAGTAAATCGAGTCGTTGAGATGCGCTTTGAGAATGATGAATGGAAAGAAAGTAGAGTCATTCTTGACGGTATTCCCGGTGGATACACACATAATGGAGGTAGGATGGAGTGGGGACCAGATAAAAAGCTGTATATCACAACGGGGGATAGCGGAGAAGAAGATCTCTCTCAAAGTTTGAAAAGTCTGGCTGGAAAAATTTTAAGAATAAATAAGGATGGTTCTGTTCCAAAAGATAATCCATTCTATCCTTCTCCCATCTATACATATGGGCATAGAAACCCACAAGGAATGACATGGGATAATAAAGGTACCATGTTTGCTGCTGAACATGGATCATCCAATTATGATGAGATCAATAAAATTAAGCCGGGTAAAAATTACGGATGGCCGCTCGTTCGAGGGGATGAGAAAAGGGATGGCCTAGAATCACCTTGGATCCACTCTGGTAATGATACATGGGCACCTTCTGGCATCGACTATAAAGACGGGTATCTGTACGTGGCAGCTCTAAGAGGGGAAAGTGTAAAGAAGGTTAGCATTTCATCTAAAAAGATAACCTCAATTGTTTCCAATGTAGGGCGCATTCGTGATATTCTTATCGTGGATAACAAAATGTTTGTTGTAACGAACAACAAAGATGGAAGAGGGCAGCCATCAAGCGATGATGATGTGTTGCTAAATGTATCACTAGAAAAAGTAATGGAGTAA
- the sigI gene encoding RNA polymerase sigma-I factor, with protein sequence MASLNLNAVFPMGKNKLSSNKLTSIEDKVLTIQARDDEKLRNELIGDYQPFIKKVTSKVCSQYIDRTMDEFSVGLFAFNEAIDQYQEGQGSRFLSFADMVIRRRVIDYIRKEVRQNRLIFLQPDEEDEEGRLEESYAEQKAAMDHFEDQIQVENRVYEIEEYQKLLKTFGLNFKVLSKHCPKHVDARENAKEIARLLAENEELAAFLKEKKQLPIKDLLNMVSCSRKTIERNRKYIIAVSLIYLGDFQALKSYIQP encoded by the coding sequence ATGGCATCTTTAAATTTAAATGCAGTATTCCCGATGGGGAAAAATAAATTATCGAGCAATAAATTAACGAGCATAGAAGATAAAGTTCTAACGATCCAAGCGAGAGACGATGAGAAACTTAGAAATGAACTTATTGGTGATTACCAACCATTCATTAAAAAAGTAACATCGAAAGTTTGCAGTCAATATATAGATCGTACGATGGACGAGTTTAGTGTAGGTCTTTTTGCCTTCAACGAAGCGATAGACCAATACCAAGAAGGTCAAGGAAGCCGTTTCTTGTCTTTCGCTGATATGGTTATTCGACGCAGAGTTATTGATTATATCCGTAAAGAAGTCCGTCAGAACCGACTGATCTTTTTACAACCTGATGAAGAAGATGAAGAAGGCCGTTTAGAAGAAAGTTATGCCGAACAAAAAGCTGCGATGGATCATTTCGAAGACCAGATTCAAGTAGAGAATCGCGTTTATGAGATCGAAGAGTACCAAAAGCTTTTAAAAACGTTCGGGCTGAACTTTAAAGTACTCAGCAAACATTGTCCGAAACATGTGGATGCACGTGAAAATGCAAAAGAAATCGCACGTCTTTTAGCTGAGAACGAAGAACTTGCCGCGTTCTTAAAAGAAAAAAAGCAATTACCAATAAAAGATTTATTAAATATGGTATCCTGTAGTCGTAAAACCATAGAGAGAAATCGAAAGTATATAATAGCAGTTTCACTTATATATTTAGGCGATTTTCAAGCGCTGAAATCATACATTCAGCCATAA
- a CDS encoding carboxymuconolactone decarboxylase family protein, which yields MKQEEQPLPGSNSTQYHLIRYKEGLGKYNENMPELTHAYNEFTRHCFKEGEISEKYKQLIALGISIYSQDEYCIIYHTKGCLDQGCSENEILEAVGVSAAFGGGAAMSQGVTLVQECIKELNKPRH from the coding sequence ATGAAACAAGAAGAGCAACCACTACCGGGATCAAATTCAACACAATATCACCTGATCCGTTATAAAGAAGGGTTAGGAAAATATAATGAGAACATGCCTGAACTTACCCATGCTTATAATGAATTTACACGCCATTGCTTTAAAGAAGGCGAAATATCAGAGAAGTATAAGCAGTTAATTGCTTTAGGAATCAGCATCTATTCCCAAGATGAATATTGCATCATCTATCATACTAAAGGTTGTTTAGATCAAGGGTGTTCAGAAAATGAAATCCTTGAAGCTGTTGGCGTTTCTGCTGCTTTTGGTGGAGGAGCGGCTATGAGCCAAGGAGTGACCCTCGTTCAAGAGTGCATAAAAGAACTTAACAAACCACGTCATTAA
- a CDS encoding methionine ABC transporter ATP-binding protein: MINLQSVRKVFQTKDGEVKAVDTVDLNIKQGEIYGIIGYSGAGKSTLIRILNMLERPTSGTVTIGGKNMSELSPKKLREARQEISMIFQHFNLLWSRTVRENIAFPLEIAGYPKAKIKQRVDELIDLVGLEGRGGSYPSQLSGGQKQRVGIARALANEPKVLLCDEATSALDPKTTDSILDLLVEINQKLDLTIVLITHEMHVIRKICHRVAVMEQGRVVEEGDVLNVFKNPTEPITKDFVKQVTEPEETVDTIKQFISEFPEGRIVQLTFIGGRAGQPLITELIRKYEVDVNILQGKITQTQNGPYGTLFIQIKGTEPALARAMEFLNSVQVEVEVIHNA; the protein is encoded by the coding sequence TTGATTAATTTACAGTCAGTCCGTAAAGTCTTTCAGACCAAAGATGGTGAAGTAAAGGCAGTTGATACGGTAGATTTAAACATAAAGCAAGGAGAAATATACGGGATCATCGGTTACAGTGGTGCTGGTAAGAGTACACTTATCCGAATCCTTAACATGCTAGAGCGTCCGACTAGCGGTACAGTTACAATCGGTGGCAAAAACATGTCTGAGTTGTCACCAAAAAAGCTAAGAGAAGCTAGACAAGAAATCTCTATGATCTTTCAGCACTTTAACTTGTTATGGTCACGCACAGTAAGAGAAAACATTGCTTTTCCTCTTGAAATTGCAGGTTATCCAAAAGCTAAGATCAAACAGCGCGTTGATGAGTTGATCGATCTTGTTGGATTAGAAGGTCGTGGTGGTTCTTATCCTTCACAACTAAGTGGAGGGCAAAAGCAGCGTGTAGGTATTGCGCGTGCACTTGCTAATGAGCCGAAAGTTCTTTTATGTGATGAAGCCACTTCAGCACTTGATCCTAAAACAACCGACAGTATCCTGGATCTACTTGTTGAGATCAATCAAAAGTTAGATTTGACAATTGTTCTTATCACACATGAGATGCACGTGATCAGAAAGATCTGCCACCGTGTTGCTGTAATGGAGCAGGGGAGAGTGGTAGAAGAAGGCGATGTCTTAAACGTCTTTAAAAACCCGACAGAACCTATTACGAAGGATTTTGTGAAACAAGTAACAGAACCTGAAGAAACGGTAGATACGATCAAGCAGTTCATTTCTGAATTTCCTGAAGGTCGAATCGTTCAACTGACTTTCATCGGTGGACGAGCGGGACAGCCTTTAATTACAGAACTGATTCGTAAGTATGAAGTAGACGTTAATATTCTCCAAGGGAAGATTACACAAACTCAGAACGGACCTTATGGGACGTTGTTTATTCAGATAAAAGGTACAGAACCTGCATTAGCTCGTGCTATGGAGTTTTTAAACAGTGTGCAGGTTGAAGTAGAGGTGATTCATAATGCTTAG
- a CDS encoding thioredoxin family protein, with protein MKEITRKNWETVIEQSLQHPYFLYLETPLCGTCKMGKKMFEVAVETIRVQKDENIAVGVSNINEMPELAAKYGITSVPCLLILSRGIAIDRIYALQSAGNIYKAMLKLVEKEY; from the coding sequence ATGAAGGAAATCACTCGAAAAAATTGGGAAACCGTTATTGAACAATCGCTGCAACATCCATATTTTTTGTATCTTGAGACTCCCCTTTGTGGGACTTGTAAGATGGGAAAGAAGATGTTTGAAGTTGCAGTCGAAACGATACGTGTTCAAAAAGACGAAAATATAGCCGTAGGTGTTAGCAATATTAATGAGATGCCAGAGCTTGCCGCTAAATATGGGATAACTAGCGTACCCTGTTTACTCATTCTTTCTAGAGGAATTGCGATCGATCGTATTTATGCGCTACAATCTGCGGGGAATATTTATAAAGCTATGTTAAAACTAGTAGAAAAGGAATATTAA
- a CDS encoding MetQ/NlpA family ABC transporter substrate-binding protein: protein MKKILSVLVLTVLVAALAACGNKTEGGISDEKIVVGASNVPHAEILEEAKPLLKEKGIELEIKTFQDYVLPNKSLAEKEIGANYFQHVPYLEAQMKDHGYKFENAGGIHLEPIGIYSKKYKSLDELPEGATIIMSNSVADHGRMLGLLEKEGLIKVKEGAGADAQIKDVVENPKKLKFKADVDAGMLPKAYKNGEGDAVMINTNYAIDAGLDPQKDAIAIEGSDSPFVNIIAVREGDKDKKSVKALVEVLRSKEIQDFIKKKYEGAVVPVTK from the coding sequence ATGAAAAAAATATTATCTGTTCTTGTATTAACCGTTCTTGTTGCGGCACTCGCTGCTTGTGGGAACAAAACAGAAGGGGGAATCAGCGACGAGAAGATCGTAGTTGGTGCATCGAACGTACCACATGCTGAAATCCTTGAAGAAGCAAAACCTCTTTTGAAAGAAAAAGGGATCGAACTTGAGATCAAAACGTTCCAAGATTATGTATTGCCGAACAAGTCTTTAGCTGAAAAAGAAATCGGTGCGAACTACTTTCAGCACGTTCCTTATTTAGAAGCTCAAATGAAAGATCATGGATACAAATTCGAGAATGCGGGTGGCATCCACCTTGAGCCGATCGGAATCTATTCAAAAAAATACAAATCACTTGATGAACTACCAGAAGGCGCTACAATCATCATGTCTAACTCAGTAGCTGATCATGGCCGCATGCTTGGTTTACTTGAAAAAGAGGGCTTGATCAAAGTTAAAGAAGGCGCTGGAGCAGACGCACAGATTAAAGATGTTGTAGAAAATCCTAAGAAGTTAAAGTTCAAAGCTGATGTTGATGCAGGAATGCTGCCTAAAGCATACAAGAACGGTGAAGGTGATGCCGTTATGATCAACACCAACTATGCAATCGATGCAGGATTGGATCCACAAAAAGACGCGATTGCAATAGAAGGATCTGATTCTCCGTTCGTAAACATCATCGCCGTTCGTGAAGGAGATAAAGATAAGAAGTCTGTTAAAGCTTTAGTTGAAGTACTACGTTCTAAAGAGATACAAGATTTCATTAAAAAGAAATATGAAGGCGCAGTAGTGCCAGTAACGAAATAA
- the sufC gene encoding Fe-S cluster assembly ATPase SufC, whose amino-acid sequence MSAPNLKIEDLRVSIEDKEIIKGLDLEINGGEIHAIMGPNGTGKSTLSAALMGHPKYEVTSGKVTFNGEDLLDMEVDERAQAGLFLAMQYPSEVSGITNADFLRSAINAKREEGDEISLMKFIRELDKKMDHLEMDNAFAHRYLNEGFSGGEKKRNEILQMMMLEPKLAILDEIDSGLDIDALKVVAKGVNEMRNPDFGCLIITHYQRLLNYITPDKVHVMMQGRIVKSGGPELAHRLEAEGYDWIKEELGIKDETVGQEA is encoded by the coding sequence ATGTCAGCACCTAATTTAAAGATTGAAGATCTTCGTGTATCTATTGAAGATAAAGAGATTATTAAAGGTTTAGATCTCGAAATAAATGGTGGAGAAATCCACGCGATCATGGGACCTAACGGAACAGGAAAGTCTACTCTTTCTGCAGCGTTAATGGGACACCCGAAATATGAAGTAACTTCTGGTAAAGTTACGTTCAACGGAGAAGATCTTTTAGATATGGAAGTTGATGAGCGTGCGCAAGCTGGTCTTTTCTTAGCTATGCAGTACCCATCAGAAGTAAGCGGTATTACGAACGCTGACTTCCTACGTTCTGCTATCAATGCTAAGCGTGAAGAAGGCGACGAAATTTCTTTAATGAAATTTATCCGTGAGTTAGATAAAAAGATGGATCACCTTGAGATGGACAATGCGTTCGCTCACCGTTACTTAAACGAAGGATTCTCAGGTGGAGAAAAGAAACGTAACGAAATCCTTCAAATGATGATGCTTGAGCCTAAATTAGCTATCCTTGATGAGATTGATTCTGGGCTTGATATCGATGCTCTTAAAGTTGTTGCAAAAGGTGTTAACGAAATGCGCAACCCTGATTTCGGTTGCTTGATCATCACGCATTACCAACGTCTATTGAACTACATCACTCCTGATAAAGTACACGTGATGATGCAAGGACGTATTGTGAAATCTGGTGGACCTGAATTAGCTCACCGTCTAGAAGCTGAAGGTTATGACTGGATTAAAGAAGAGCTAGGAATTAAAGACGAAACTGTTGGTCAAGAAGCGTAA
- a CDS encoding anti-sigma factor domain-containing protein, with the protein MKNGSGIVIEVQNKKATLLMKDGTFVTVRVPAGKRPLVGNEYQASYFSNKKRSLFVLPSISFTVAALIAFLFLSGIMPNGSHSAAAAYVSFDINPSLEVGVDDEMRVVEMDAFNDEARQIVKKYNFSTDDRLPFEVFADQLIKAYQTEGYMEENQSMLITTVSDKSSDKKTKKELDQALNAIVKKAVVQYPVAITVSETNHVVRKKAKQLGVSSGKYTAFQEATKNDKQLKEEKIKEVKFQELKVNATSSKDIKSVPHPRKIKAAPHEVKEKSSEERMKKETKQRSVKESQQNLVKPQKNQERNNNIKPNNKNEHKQQKEKKVEPKMMKDPGKSQKNDKNFKQPKDHRKENKQQDKNHNKQNNRNEIKKDDQRHQWDNHRHVKDDQRHPKNEHEKQEKKHKH; encoded by the coding sequence TTGAAGAACGGCAGCGGCATCGTTATTGAAGTTCAGAATAAAAAAGCAACTCTTCTTATGAAGGACGGAACCTTCGTGACAGTAAGAGTACCAGCAGGTAAAAGACCTCTTGTAGGTAATGAGTATCAGGCTTCTTATTTTTCAAACAAAAAGAGAAGTCTTTTTGTGCTGCCTTCTATTTCGTTTACAGTCGCAGCTTTAATCGCTTTTCTTTTTCTTTCAGGTATTATGCCGAATGGCAGTCATTCAGCTGCGGCTGCATATGTTAGCTTCGATATCAACCCAAGCCTTGAGGTTGGTGTTGACGACGAAATGAGAGTGGTTGAAATGGATGCTTTTAACGATGAAGCTAGACAGATCGTTAAGAAATATAATTTTTCTACGGACGATCGTTTACCGTTTGAAGTTTTTGCGGATCAACTCATTAAAGCTTATCAAACAGAAGGTTATATGGAAGAAAATCAATCCATGTTGATCACTACAGTTTCTGATAAATCGAGTGATAAGAAAACTAAGAAAGAATTAGATCAGGCGCTGAACGCTATTGTAAAAAAGGCCGTCGTTCAGTATCCTGTAGCCATTACTGTTTCTGAAACGAATCATGTAGTTCGAAAAAAAGCAAAACAACTAGGCGTTTCTTCTGGTAAATATACAGCTTTTCAAGAAGCAACGAAGAACGACAAACAACTTAAAGAAGAAAAGATTAAAGAAGTGAAGTTTCAAGAACTTAAGGTAAATGCCACTTCTTCTAAAGATATTAAATCTGTTCCACATCCACGCAAAATTAAGGCTGCACCACATGAAGTCAAAGAAAAGTCTTCTGAAGAGCGTATGAAAAAAGAAACTAAACAACGTTCGGTTAAAGAGTCCCAACAAAATCTTGTTAAACCTCAAAAAAATCAAGAACGCAACAATAACATCAAGCCTAATAACAAAAATGAACATAAGCAACAAAAAGAGAAAAAAGTAGAACCTAAAATGATGAAGGATCCGGGGAAGTCACAAAAAAACGATAAGAACTTTAAACAACCAAAAGATCATAGAAAAGAAAATAAACAGCAAGATAAGAATCACAACAAGCAAAATAACAGAAATGAAATTAAAAAAGATGATCAAAGACATCAATGGGACAACCATAGACATGTTAAAGATGATCAAAGACATCCTAAGAATGAACATGAAAAGCAAGAAAAGAAACATAAACACTAA
- a CDS encoding methionine ABC transporter permease, translating into MLSTWFPNVQWDVLLEATKETLYMSAISVVITFFLGLALGLALFLTSPGNLWGNKFLNSVIAIIVNVFRSIPFIILIILLIPFTRLIVGTMLGAEAALPALIVGAAPFYARMVEIALREINKGVIEAAKSMGATNAQIIFKVLIPESTPALVSGITVTAIALVSYTAMAGVVGAGGLGNLAYMEGYQRDNADVTLISTALILVIVFVIQWIGDRITTALDKR; encoded by the coding sequence ATGCTTAGTACATGGTTCCCAAATGTCCAATGGGACGTTCTATTAGAAGCGACAAAAGAAACGTTATATATGTCTGCGATCTCAGTGGTCATTACATTCTTCCTAGGGCTTGCCCTCGGATTAGCGTTATTCTTAACTTCTCCAGGAAACTTGTGGGGAAATAAGTTTTTAAATAGCGTCATTGCCATAATCGTTAACGTCTTTCGGTCTATTCCATTTATCATTTTAATCATCTTATTGATTCCTTTTACACGTTTGATCGTAGGAACGATGTTAGGCGCTGAAGCTGCACTTCCAGCTCTAATCGTAGGTGCTGCACCATTTTATGCACGTATGGTTGAGATCGCTTTGAGAGAGATTAATAAAGGGGTTATCGAAGCAGCCAAATCGATGGGTGCTACAAATGCTCAGATCATCTTTAAAGTTCTTATTCCAGAAAGCACGCCGGCTCTTGTTTCAGGAATCACTGTTACTGCCATCGCACTTGTAAGTTATACGGCAATGGCTGGAGTAGTTGGTGCTGGTGGCTTAGGAAACTTGGCTTATATGGAAGGTTACCAAAGAGATAACGCTGATGTTACGTTAATTTCAACAGCACTGATCTTGGTCATCGTCTTCGTTATCCAGTGGATTGGAGATCGAATTACGACTGCTTTAGATAAGAGATAA